The proteins below come from a single Desulfovibrio litoralis DSM 11393 genomic window:
- a CDS encoding MBL fold metallo-hydrolase — protein sequence MKLKILVDNNTFIDEYYYGEPAVSYYIEDEGYKLLFDVGYSDLFIKNAAAFGIDLKDISTIVISHGHNDHTGGLKYFFDKFNSSKINIIAHTNAFNEKLFGREQIGSPLSEKELAQNSKLILSSKPIQLSNNLYFLGEIPTSNDFEIRNAIGSCKVNNKIENDFVVDDTAIVYKTDLGIYIITGCSHGGICNIIEYAKQVCNSDRVLGVLGGFHLFELSHQLEETINYFKRNKITQLYPCHCVSFNVKAEIHKTIPIYEVGVGMDIEW from the coding sequence TTGAAATTAAAAATATTAGTTGATAACAATACTTTTATAGATGAATATTACTATGGTGAACCAGCAGTCAGTTATTACATTGAAGACGAAGGATATAAATTACTCTTTGATGTTGGTTATTCAGACTTATTTATAAAAAATGCGGCTGCTTTTGGGATTGATTTAAAGGATATTTCTACTATTGTTATTTCTCATGGACACAACGATCATACAGGTGGTTTAAAGTATTTTTTTGATAAATTTAACTCCTCTAAAATTAATATAATTGCCCACACTAATGCATTTAACGAAAAGCTTTTTGGTCGTGAACAGATAGGTTCACCTTTGTCAGAAAAGGAGTTAGCTCAAAACAGTAAACTTATTTTATCCTCAAAGCCTATACAACTAAGTAATAATTTATACTTTTTAGGTGAAATTCCCACCTCAAATGATTTTGAAATCAGAAATGCTATTGGCAGTTGCAAAGTAAATAATAAAATAGAAAATGATTTTGTTGTTGATGATACTGCAATAGTCTATAAAACTGATTTAGGTATATATATTATAACAGGGTGTTCTCATGGTGGAATATGTAATATTATAGAATACGCTAAGCAAGTTTGTAACAGTGATAGAGTTCTTGGCGTTCTTGGTGGGTTTCATCTTTTTGAGCTTAGCCATCAACTAGAAGAAACAATTAATTATTTCAAACGAAATAAGATAACACAATTGTATCCGTGTCATTGTGTGTCATTTAATGTAAAAGCAGAAATACACAAAACAATCCCAATTTATGAAGTTGGGGTTGGAATGGATATTGAGTGGTAA
- a CDS encoding tetratricopeptide repeat protein, which produces MKLSELIANLPKVKEPQINAQGYIVWAVWTGEPSNVVEQTITDYGGLSISTAENQGLWFFFSSDVFLAAGRLDSWAKFNKLNYTLVILPSTLLVGNERLFEIELSPEFLSLDIKAPTEFKIFTHPTAREHGGTPGLKFNQITTPEGFPSDEWTEIEADPRLQYKASLGWYCLLRPLGNPLDKAFQTGWRDFFSQIESILQRNKFRYTVHEYFLLIPLETLKNFQTWCKDYLALVKKLKDNMENPVDEPSHYWPCVIAVVDRKGLNFSNDLPQKVNIDWDQLMPDHPITTSRNGLLLGKDFNLHSVRLSNIDDNQSWCSVSLLEEGEKSSGILANLVPIKLVSGKQNHCFYCGQRGHATTECPSKQLKDLEPDLWRKIAFTDFSVLKQTVSKIEDGIGSQTPKEVLTNLLTTHGNQGLLIHGMFDINVAVQQRMLQRMFLTRGKEYPKGLEDYGARDENPIWKLVDSLPSGDLIPIDKELTTLINRYPRDYRPRSLQGFVAMEREDYQRAQTMWREAETYSASPMLQAWHKFLEGRLHEIQGRFHQAIALYDEVLRISPLWLDASYRKIICQVKTGFAEQAFSALIKLMDKDANYFNKTLLDPEMERGHIIMLTGLYTAWKNAETKMIEETKNMDRIKNELSGWFPENTPFALKIIDRIDSLKKLSEKHNYVPYQSVIQGRSAIERDMQLHINAEGRSFKTKFKNLMERLMIIRDETSWLPFSSSFMEFNKTYNQCAINLNWAIKANFQVADPFRKAQILITQEEERLTNLESRLKLLRIIRDVTLFLLTTGKTFLIMWLPLMFLIVAGIPLGIFYVGENPSMMNNTLLKFLSDNRFEVQKSIIIISTMLCFSISALRTTFSFEKIKNRVFSTAKEEQIAKQKRRKELLNKMMQQEQVKRDSKGRIIPDTSKIAKEAVIKSQMKKKI; this is translated from the coding sequence ATGAAACTCAGTGAATTAATTGCAAACCTGCCAAAAGTTAAAGAACCACAAATAAACGCACAAGGTTACATAGTCTGGGCTGTCTGGACAGGCGAACCTAGCAATGTTGTCGAACAAACCATTACGGATTACGGTGGGTTGTCTATATCAACAGCCGAGAATCAAGGATTATGGTTCTTCTTTTCCAGTGATGTTTTTTTAGCCGCCGGACGTTTGGATTCTTGGGCAAAGTTCAATAAACTCAATTATACGCTGGTGATTTTACCATCAACTTTATTGGTTGGCAATGAAAGACTTTTTGAAATTGAACTTTCACCCGAATTTCTTTCATTAGACATAAAAGCACCTACAGAATTTAAAATATTTACTCACCCTACAGCCAGAGAACACGGTGGAACCCCGGGGCTTAAATTTAATCAAATTACTACTCCAGAAGGTTTTCCTAGCGATGAGTGGACTGAGATCGAGGCTGATCCACGCCTTCAATATAAAGCATCATTGGGCTGGTATTGCCTTTTGCGTCCTCTCGGAAACCCGCTTGACAAAGCTTTTCAAACTGGTTGGCGAGACTTTTTTTCTCAAATAGAGTCTATACTTCAAAGAAATAAATTTCGTTATACCGTCCATGAATATTTTTTACTTATTCCTTTGGAAACATTAAAAAATTTCCAAACATGGTGTAAAGACTATCTGGCACTTGTCAAAAAACTAAAAGACAATATGGAAAACCCGGTTGACGAGCCAAGCCACTATTGGCCTTGTGTAATCGCCGTCGTCGACAGAAAAGGTTTAAACTTCAGTAATGACCTGCCTCAAAAAGTTAATATAGACTGGGATCAGCTTATGCCTGATCACCCCATAACAACAAGTCGCAATGGTCTTTTACTCGGAAAAGATTTTAATCTCCATAGCGTCAGACTTTCAAATATAGACGATAACCAAAGTTGGTGTAGCGTCAGCTTATTGGAAGAAGGCGAAAAATCTTCCGGCATCTTAGCAAACTTAGTTCCCATCAAACTTGTTTCCGGAAAACAAAACCACTGTTTTTATTGCGGACAAAGAGGACACGCCACAACAGAATGTCCCTCAAAACAACTAAAAGACCTTGAACCTGATTTATGGCGAAAGATTGCTTTTACTGATTTTTCTGTTTTAAAACAAACAGTAAGCAAGATAGAAGACGGAATAGGCTCTCAAACCCCTAAAGAAGTTCTTACTAATCTATTGACAACTCACGGAAATCAAGGGCTTTTAATACACGGTATGTTCGACATCAACGTTGCGGTTCAACAACGCATGTTGCAAAGAATGTTTTTAACCAGAGGAAAGGAATATCCCAAAGGGCTTGAAGATTACGGCGCAAGAGACGAAAACCCTATATGGAAACTTGTTGATTCTTTACCAAGCGGTGATCTTATTCCGATTGATAAAGAACTAACAACTCTTATAAACAGATATCCAAGAGATTACCGCCCCAGATCTTTACAAGGTTTTGTCGCCATGGAAAGAGAAGATTACCAAAGGGCTCAAACTATGTGGCGAGAAGCAGAAACTTATAGTGCCTCTCCGATGCTTCAAGCTTGGCATAAATTCCTTGAGGGGCGTTTACACGAAATTCAAGGACGCTTCCACCAAGCAATTGCTCTTTATGACGAAGTTCTTCGTATCTCTCCTTTATGGCTTGATGCCTCATATCGTAAAATTATCTGTCAAGTCAAAACAGGTTTTGCGGAACAAGCTTTTTCCGCTTTAATAAAACTTATGGATAAAGATGCTAATTATTTCAACAAAACCCTGCTCGACCCAGAAATGGAACGAGGGCATATTATTATGCTCACAGGCTTGTATACTGCTTGGAAAAACGCAGAAACAAAGATGATTGAAGAAACCAAAAACATGGACCGAATAAAAAACGAACTAAGCGGTTGGTTTCCTGAAAATACTCCATTTGCCTTAAAAATTATAGATAGAATTGATTCGTTAAAAAAACTTAGCGAAAAACATAATTATGTTCCATATCAAAGTGTTATACAAGGGCGTTCGGCAATAGAGCGAGATATGCAATTACATATAAACGCAGAGGGACGCAGTTTTAAAACAAAATTCAAAAACCTGATGGAACGTCTTATGATTATTAGAGACGAAACCTCATGGTTACCGTTTTCCAGTAGCTTTATGGAATTTAACAAAACCTACAACCAATGTGCAATTAACCTTAACTGGGCAATAAAAGCCAACTTTCAAGTCGCCGATCCCTTTAGAAAAGCACAAATATTAATTACTCAAGAAGAAGAAAGACTAACCAACCTTGAATCACGCTTGAAACTATTACGCATTATCCGTGATGTTACTTTATTTTTATTAACTACGGGAAAAACTTTTCTTATAATGTGGTTGCCTCTTATGTTTTTAATTGTTGCAGGAATACCACTAGGCATTTTTTATGTCGGTGAAAACCCAAGTATGATGAATAATACCCTTTTAAAATTTTTATCAGATAACCGCTTTGAGGTTCAAAAAAGTATTATAATTATATCAACTATGTTGTGCTTCTCTATCAGTGCCTTAAGAACAACTTTTTCTTTTGAAAAAATAAAAAATAGGGTTTTTTCTACCGCTAAAGAAGAACAAATTGCCAAACAAAAACGTCGTAAAGAATTACTGAATAAAATGATGCAACAAGAACAAGTCAAAAGAGATTCAAAAGGCAGAATAATCCCTGATACCAGTAAAATAGCCAAAGAAGCCGTTATAAAGAGCCAGATGAAAAAGAAAATATAA
- a CDS encoding molybdenum cofactor biosynthesis protein MoaE, giving the protein MDINQAIANLKKEPGFTDKVGMVMVHNGVIRGSSRKDGSKVSSLVITVDYNKIEEIRQELEKRQGIFRILAHAYEGELKPGDDALILVVAGDFRENVKAVFSELLDRIKSEAVVKQEKLA; this is encoded by the coding sequence ATGGATATAAATCAAGCTATAGCAAATTTAAAAAAAGAACCCGGTTTTACCGATAAAGTCGGCATGGTTATGGTTCATAACGGAGTTATAAGAGGCAGTTCACGTAAAGACGGTAGCAAGGTAAGCTCGCTTGTTATTACTGTTGACTATAACAAAATCGAAGAGATCAGGCAAGAGCTTGAAAAGCGTCAGGGTATTTTTAGAATTCTGGCTCATGCTTATGAGGGCGAATTAAAACCCGGAGATGACGCTTTAATTTTGGTGGTTGCCGGTGATTTTAGAGAAAATGTTAAGGCAGTTTTTTCCGAGCTTTTAGATAGAATTAAGTCTGAGGCTGTTGTTAAACAAGAAAAATTGGCATAA
- a CDS encoding MFS transporter encodes MTHKPLPVKKQKLSDFAQKATLISITLASIIAVSSVIPLFPLLAKHFNVELHDIGIVLVLIALPGVFLSPVAGVLADRWGRKKLLLVALVWHSLASLACAFTNDLLSFLFVAFLMGVGAAPLLMLYATIIGDLYQGVERIKMLSLNSTAMGIGVAFFPFLSGLLGDINWRLPFFLPLLALPAAFAASRLEFPPLKNNDTISHYLDNTLHILRNKKILAVFVVSLLTFVSGYSAIYTGISFIAHLKFEASSSEIGTVLAFGALSTACGAFLLGRFAPLFSPRFFMMTSYFCHIVALSSIYFFTGLWWLIIPVAIYGFGQGFITPNIYSQIMLNTPEESRAVVMAINAMIIRAAQVLGPLLSGFLLKHFGLASIFEVSILMMCVLLILVYLFIQKKA; translated from the coding sequence ATGACACACAAACCGCTTCCTGTAAAAAAACAAAAACTGAGTGATTTTGCTCAAAAAGCAACATTGATTAGTATTACCCTCGCTTCTATTATCGCCGTTTCTTCGGTTATTCCTTTATTTCCTCTTTTAGCAAAGCATTTTAATGTTGAGTTGCATGATATAGGAATTGTTTTGGTGCTTATCGCTTTACCCGGTGTTTTTTTATCTCCGGTTGCCGGCGTTTTGGCTGATCGTTGGGGGCGTAAAAAACTTTTACTTGTTGCCTTGGTCTGGCATTCTCTTGCCAGTTTGGCTTGTGCGTTTACCAATGATTTATTGAGCTTTTTGTTTGTTGCTTTTTTGATGGGGGTTGGGGCTGCTCCTTTATTAATGTTATATGCTACAATTATCGGTGATTTATATCAAGGGGTAGAGCGTATAAAAATGCTTAGTCTTAATTCAACGGCTATGGGCATTGGTGTTGCTTTTTTTCCTTTTTTATCCGGTTTACTCGGAGATATTAATTGGCGTTTACCTTTTTTTCTTCCTTTGTTGGCTTTGCCGGCTGCTTTTGCGGCTTCAAGACTGGAATTTCCTCCATTAAAAAATAATGATACGATTTCTCATTATTTGGATAATACGCTACATATTTTACGCAATAAAAAGATATTGGCTGTTTTTGTTGTCAGCCTTTTGACTTTTGTTTCAGGTTATTCCGCGATATATACCGGAATTTCATTTATTGCACATTTAAAGTTTGAGGCTTCATCATCAGAAATCGGTACTGTTTTGGCTTTTGGAGCTTTGTCAACTGCGTGTGGTGCATTTTTGCTTGGTCGTTTTGCCCCGTTATTTAGTCCGCGTTTTTTTATGATGACAAGTTATTTTTGTCATATCGTTGCTTTAAGTTCAATTTATTTTTTTACCGGGCTTTGGTGGTTGATTATACCTGTTGCTATTTATGGGTTTGGTCAGGGTTTTATTACTCCAAATATTTATAGTCAGATTATGCTTAATACGCCCGAAGAATCAAGGGCTGTGGTTATGGCAATTAACGCTATGATTATTAGAGCGGCACAGGTTTTGGGGCCTTTATTGAGCGGTTTTTTATTGAAACATTTTGGATTGGCAAGCATTTTTGAAGTCAGTATTTTGATGATGTGTGTTTTACTGATTTTAGTCTATTTATTTATCCAAAAAAAAGCATAG
- a CDS encoding exopolyphosphatase — MRLVTRSDFDGLACAALLKHLGLIDEYKFAHPKDIQDGIVEINSNDILANVPYHPSAGIWFDHHSSELERIGDTKYVGLSKPLPSCARVIWEYYGGKDKFPGRFDDMMSAVDKVDSGNLTKEEIENPQGWILLGFIMDPRTGLGRYHDYRISNHQLMLDMVDCCETMSAAEILAIPDVHERVNRYFEQDKLFKKMIQENSKVYGRLLVTDLRNTPEIYTGNRFVVYSEFPDCNISMQVMWGFKKQNVVFTLGHSILNRSSKVNVGSLMLQFGGGGHDKVGTCQVPVEQAEEALKSLITTINTTDK; from the coding sequence ATGAGATTAGTTACTCGTTCAGATTTTGACGGCTTAGCTTGTGCGGCTCTTTTAAAACATCTTGGTTTAATTGATGAGTATAAATTTGCACACCCTAAAGATATTCAAGATGGGATAGTAGAAATCAACAGTAACGATATTTTGGCAAATGTGCCTTATCATCCTTCTGCCGGAATTTGGTTTGATCATCACAGTAGCGAACTTGAAAGAATAGGCGATACAAAATATGTGGGTTTAAGTAAGCCTCTTCCCAGTTGTGCCAGAGTTATTTGGGAATATTACGGCGGAAAAGACAAATTTCCCGGACGTTTTGACGATATGATGTCTGCTGTTGACAAGGTTGATAGCGGTAATCTTACAAAAGAAGAAATAGAAAACCCCCAAGGTTGGATTTTATTGGGCTTTATCATGGATCCTCGCACGGGGCTTGGTCGCTATCATGACTATAGAATCAGCAATCACCAGTTGATGCTTGATATGGTTGATTGTTGTGAAACTATGAGTGCTGCTGAAATTTTGGCAATTCCTGATGTTCACGAAAGGGTAAATCGCTATTTTGAACAAGATAAATTGTTTAAAAAAATGATTCAAGAAAACTCTAAGGTTTATGGCCGTTTATTGGTTACTGATTTGCGAAATACTCCTGAAATCTATACGGGAAACCGCTTTGTTGTTTACTCGGAATTCCCCGATTGCAACATAAGCATGCAGGTTATGTGGGGATTTAAAAAGCAAAACGTTGTCTTTACTCTTGGACACTCAATTTTAAATCGCAGTAGTAAGGTTAATGTTGGAAGTTTGATGTTACAATTTGGCGGCGGCGGACACGATAAAGTCGGAACTTGTCAAGTTCCTGTTGAACAAGCCGAAGAAGCCTTGAAATCATTGATTACAACGATTAATACAACAGATAAGTAA
- a CDS encoding DsrE family protein — protein sequence MSNKKINIIWSSGEKDVALKLVFMYAKNAVLKKWWESVHLIVWGPSMKLLSEDLELQSRLAELKQVGVHISACKRCADEYGITEKILQFDIDVKYMGEPLTEILQDNEKIITF from the coding sequence ATGAGCAATAAAAAAATAAATATTATCTGGAGTTCCGGAGAAAAAGATGTTGCTCTTAAGCTTGTCTTTATGTATGCCAAAAATGCTGTTTTAAAAAAATGGTGGGAATCAGTACACCTGATCGTTTGGGGGCCTTCCATGAAGCTCTTGTCTGAAGACCTTGAGCTTCAAAGTCGATTGGCAGAATTAAAACAAGTTGGTGTTCATATTTCTGCTTGTAAGAGGTGTGCCGATGAATATGGTATTACTGAAAAAATTCTGCAATTTGATATTGACGTGAAATATATGGGAGAGCCATTGACGGAAATTTTGCAGGATAATGAGAAAATTATAACTTTTTAG
- the tsaD gene encoding tRNA (adenosine(37)-N6)-threonylcarbamoyltransferase complex transferase subunit TsaD, translating to MLCLGIESSCDETALALYQGDIDKSLLEKDLKSEKISYREFPQGKLIGSVLASQAELHALFGGVVPELASREHYRLIGKLYDKLLYDTGVKSQDIDLISVARGPGLLGALLIGMAFAKALALGTNAKLIGVNHLEAHLLACGLEQKLIFPALGLLVSGGHTHIYRMNSPREFILLGKTLDDAAGEAFDKVSKLLNLPYPGGKWLDSLGQRGEIIPKLLPLPYLNNDNLNFSFSGLKTAVSMYISKNPQLLTLSLEQEQLNTDNIELNNLAASFNHAVATTVTEKLKRALLKEKKGEIKAVYLAGGVAANSFVRKYLLNFTNEFKLPLLIPSLKLCTDNAAMVAYTGWLLGGLGLHHSLSLNAVPKGQNIPDDYLIA from the coding sequence TTGCTTTGTTTAGGAATAGAAAGTTCTTGTGATGAAACCGCCCTCGCTTTATATCAGGGCGATATTGACAAAAGCTTATTAGAAAAAGATTTAAAATCAGAAAAAATAAGCTATAGAGAGTTTCCACAAGGTAAGCTTATAGGCTCTGTGCTGGCAAGTCAGGCAGAATTGCACGCTCTTTTCGGTGGTGTTGTTCCTGAACTTGCCTCAAGGGAACATTATCGTTTAATCGGAAAGTTATATGATAAATTACTTTATGACACAGGTGTGAAAAGTCAGGACATTGATTTGATTTCCGTTGCCAGAGGTCCCGGGCTTTTGGGTGCTTTATTAATAGGAATGGCGTTTGCCAAGGCTTTGGCTCTTGGTACAAATGCAAAACTTATAGGAGTAAATCACTTAGAGGCACATTTATTGGCTTGTGGTTTAGAACAAAAGCTTATATTTCCTGCTCTTGGTTTATTGGTTTCGGGCGGGCATACTCATATTTATCGTATGAACAGCCCAAGAGAATTTATTTTGTTGGGAAAAACCTTAGATGATGCGGCCGGTGAGGCTTTTGATAAAGTATCAAAACTCTTAAATTTACCTTATCCTGGTGGTAAATGGCTTGATTCTTTAGGTCAACGAGGCGAAATTATTCCTAAACTTTTACCCTTACCTTATTTGAATAATGATAATCTCAACTTTAGTTTTAGTGGATTAAAAACCGCCGTCAGTATGTATATTTCCAAAAATCCTCAGTTATTGACCTTATCTTTAGAGCAAGAACAACTAAACACAGATAATATCGAGTTAAATAACTTGGCTGCGTCTTTTAATCATGCCGTTGCGACTACTGTTACGGAAAAATTAAAACGTGCTTTATTGAAAGAGAAAAAAGGAGAGATAAAAGCCGTTTATCTTGCCGGCGGAGTGGCGGCAAACTCTTTTGTGAGAAAATATTTGCTAAATTTTACTAACGAGTTTAAGTTACCTTTATTGATTCCTTCATTAAAATTATGCACTGATAATGCGGCTATGGTGGCTTATACCGGTTGGCTTTTGGGCGGTTTGGGGTTACACCATTCTTTAAGTTTGAATGCCGTTCCTAAAGGGCAAAATATTCCTGATGACTACCTTATTGCTTGA
- the trxA gene encoding thioredoxin, with protein MAEQITDSNFEQLVLKSSTPVLIDFWAPWCGPCRAMGPVIDELAEEYKGKALIAKMNVDENQVTPSKYAIRAIPTIILFNKGEVVDMVTGAVSKASIKELLAKKASL; from the coding sequence ATGGCAGAACAAATTACCGACAGCAACTTTGAACAACTGGTTTTGAAATCTTCTACCCCTGTATTAATAGATTTTTGGGCGCCTTGGTGTGGTCCTTGTAGAGCTATGGGACCTGTTATTGATGAATTGGCGGAAGAATATAAAGGTAAAGCTTTGATCGCTAAAATGAACGTTGATGAAAATCAAGTTACTCCAAGTAAATATGCAATTCGTGCTATTCCGACTATTATTCTTTTTAATAAAGGTGAAGTTGTCGACATGGTTACCGGTGCGGTTTCTAAAGCCAGCATTAAAGAGCTTTTGGCTAAAAAAGCTTCGTTATAA
- the trxB gene encoding thioredoxin-disulfide reductase, whose translation MKSFDAIVIGGGPAGLTAALYLVRSGLKTAIVEKLIDGGQLHQTSAIDNYPGFPKGIQGYELSDLLSEHVNNPENPVVRFRDEVIEIIPQSDKQHLVKLSSEELLTKVVIVACGAKYRKLNIAKESEFIGKGISFCALCDGNFFRNQDIAVVGGGNSALEESLYLSKIVKKIYLIHRRDQFRGSKIYQEKVEKTANIEILYDSVIKELHGDNGLSGITVTNVKNGSERKIDLQGIFVFVGFEPSAGFLPKGIEVDSQGFIKTDQEMLTNIPGIFAAGDIRSKNCRQIATAVGDGACAANSAFSYLENLNA comes from the coding sequence ATGAAAAGTTTTGATGCTATTGTAATTGGCGGCGGTCCAGCCGGGCTTACGGCAGCACTTTATTTGGTTCGCTCAGGGCTAAAAACGGCAATTGTAGAAAAATTGATCGATGGGGGACAACTCCACCAAACTTCTGCGATTGATAACTATCCGGGTTTCCCTAAGGGAATACAGGGTTATGAATTAAGCGATTTATTGTCTGAACATGTCAATAATCCTGAAAATCCCGTGGTTCGTTTTAGAGATGAAGTTATTGAAATTATTCCTCAAAGCGATAAACAACATCTTGTTAAATTGAGTTCGGAAGAGCTTTTAACAAAAGTTGTAATCGTGGCTTGCGGTGCAAAATATCGTAAGCTTAATATTGCCAAAGAAAGTGAATTTATAGGAAAAGGCATTTCTTTTTGTGCGTTATGTGATGGAAATTTCTTTAGAAACCAAGATATAGCTGTCGTAGGCGGCGGTAACTCGGCGTTAGAAGAAAGTCTTTATTTGTCAAAAATAGTAAAAAAGATATACCTGATTCATCGCAGAGATCAATTTAGAGGCTCTAAAATCTATCAAGAGAAAGTCGAAAAAACGGCAAATATTGAAATTCTTTACGATAGTGTTATTAAAGAGCTTCACGGAGACAACGGGTTATCGGGTATAACCGTTACTAACGTCAAAAATGGCTCTGAACGCAAAATTGACCTTCAAGGGATCTTCGTTTTTGTTGGTTTTGAACCTTCTGCGGGCTTTTTGCCAAAAGGAATTGAGGTTGATTCTCAAGGTTTTATTAAAACAGACCAAGAAATGCTTACCAATATTCCCGGCATTTTTGCGGCAGGCGATATTCGCTCTAAAAACTGCAGACAGATTGCTACCGCAGTAGGAGACGGTGCTTGTGCCGCTAACTCTGCTTTTTCTTATTTGGAAAACTTAAATGCGTAA
- a CDS encoding outer membrane protein assembly factor BamD codes for MRKQNLILIFILTLMPTLSGCGIIDYFYLPPGEDTAQELFEAGNDAMREKNYVAAASYYSKLKEDHPFSPNALAAELALADAYFLDEEWAAAVETYKDFENMHPRHEAIPYVLHKIGIANMKLYPSIDRATQPVQDAYSYFQRLVETYPDTEYAKDAANKMVEARAMLAKHELYVGDFYFRMGQYASALSRYREVETNYRDVPEAYDYAVNQSKIAFIKHREKRSSQKQEKREGSWKEMFDWL; via the coding sequence ATGCGTAAACAAAACCTAATATTAATTTTTATTTTGACTTTAATGCCAACTCTTTCCGGGTGTGGTATTATTGACTATTTTTACTTACCGCCCGGAGAAGATACGGCTCAAGAACTTTTTGAGGCCGGTAATGATGCCATGAGAGAAAAAAACTATGTGGCGGCGGCAAGTTATTACAGCAAACTAAAAGAAGATCACCCTTTTAGTCCTAATGCCTTAGCTGCCGAACTTGCTTTGGCAGATGCTTATTTTCTAGATGAAGAGTGGGCTGCGGCAGTAGAAACTTATAAAGACTTCGAAAATATGCACCCAAGACATGAGGCTATTCCTTATGTGTTACACAAAATAGGTATAGCTAATATGAAGCTTTATCCTTCTATTGATAGAGCGACCCAACCGGTTCAAGATGCTTATTCCTATTTTCAACGTTTAGTAGAAACTTACCCTGATACAGAGTATGCGAAAGATGCTGCAAATAAAATGGTTGAAGCTCGTGCAATGTTAGCAAAACATGAACTTTATGTTGGTGATTTTTACTTTAGAATGGGGCAGTATGCTTCGGCTTTAAGCAGGTATCGTGAAGTGGAAACAAACTATCGTGATGTGCCTGAGGCTTATGATTATGCTGTTAACCAATCGAAAATAGCCTTTATTAAACATAGAGAAAAGCGTTCTTCTCAAAAGCAAGAGAAACGAGAAGGTTCATGGAAAGAAATGTTTGATTGGTTATAA